From the genome of Candidatus Dadabacteria bacterium:
TCTCCGGCCATGGCATGTATAACGCTTCCCGCCCCGAGGAATAGAAGCGCCTTGAAAAAGGCGTGGGTAACCAGATGAAATATCGAAAACACATAGGCCCCCGCCCCCGCAGCCATCAGCATGTAGCCCAGCTGACTTACGGTGGAGTATGCAAGCACCTTCTTTATGTCGTTCTGGGTGATAGCTATCGTGGCGGCGAAAAACGCGGTGAACGTAGCCACGATCAAAACGACGTTCAGAGCCACTGGACTCAGGTCAAAAAGCGGCGAGCAACGGCTTAACATGTAAACCCCGGCGGTAACCATTGTTGCGGCATGAATAAGGGCGCTCACTGCGGTCGGACCCGCCATCGCATCCGGAAGCCACACGTGAAGCGGGAACTGGGCCGATTTCCCGACAGCACCGACAAACAGAAGAAGCGCCATCGCGGTTATAAGCGACTGCGAAAGCCCGGAAACAAAAACCGGGTCGGCAAGCTGGGAGAAAACATCCTGATAGTTAAGAGATCCGAAAACGGTAAAAATGAGGAAGATGCCGAGGATAAACCCGAAATCCCCTATCCTGTTCACCACAAAAGCCTTTCTTCCCGCATAAACCCTAAACGAGTCTTCATACCAGAACCCTATAAGCAGATAGGATGCAAGGCCCACTCCCTCCCATCCGATAAACATCATGGGGAAGTTGTTTCCCAGAACCAGAACGAGCATGAAGAAAACGAAAATGTTCAGGTAAGTGAAATAGCGCGCGTAGCAGCGGTCGTGGTGCATGTAGCCAATCGAATAGACATGTATAAGAAATCCCACCCACGTTACTACAAGGGCCATTACGGCGGAGAGGGAATCAAAGAGAAACTCGAAGCTGACGTTAAGGGTGCCCGAGAGCATCCAGGTGAAAAGTTCGGTTGTAATCGGCTCGGCTCCCGCAGGGCTCTGCGAGAGAAGATCGAGGAAAAGACGCGTGGACAAAAGAGCGGAGACCAAGACAGCCGCACACGCCACTGTCCCGACAACCCTGTCACTTGTGTGTCTTCCAGTCCCGGTGAGCTTTGCGCAGAGTCCAGTGGCGAAGAAAAGCCCGTTGAAGATCGCCCCCGCAAGCGGCGCAAGAACTATGAGAGCAAGCACTCAGGTAAACCTCCGAGAATAAATTAACCCTTAAGCAGTTTCAGCAGATCGATATCAAGACTCTCTTTCTGCCTGTAAATCGAAACGACAAACGCAAGGCCGACCGCAACCTCGGCCGCCGCCACCGTTACTGACATCAGAACGAACACATGTCCCGTGGCGCCCTCGTAGAGCCTTGAGAAAACGACGAAAAGCAGGTTGCAGGAGTTAAGCATGAGCTCAAGGCACATAAGCACGATCAGTATGTTTTTTCTGGTAATTATCCCGTAAACCCCGATCGCGAAAAGCACGCAGGCCAAGACTACGTAGTGAGTGACCGCAATTTCCATCTTACGATTCCCTCCCCTTGGCTATGACCAGAACGCCCACCATGGCTATCACCACAAGAACCGAGGTAAGCTCAAACGCGAGCAGATAATCACTGAAAAGGGATCTTCCCACTTCGGCCACGGTGCCGAAATTCTCAGGGTCCCCAAGCTTCGGAAAAGCAACCGGAGAAGACGAGAAAAGCTTCGAGGCAAAAAATCCGACAACAACGATAAAGAGAAAAAGAAACGTCATCCTCTTCGGTATGTTCATACTGTCAAACCTGAGCTCGCTGTCCCTTATATTGAGGAACATGACGGTAAAAAGAAAAAGGACCATTATCGCCCCTGCGTAAATCAGTATTTGTATCGCCGCGATGAAATGGGCATGGAGTAGAACGAAAAGCACCGCGGTGGAAAAAAGAGTAAGAACAAGCGAAACAGCGCTTGAAACGGGATTTTTATGGCTCACGACCATAACGGCCCCGAGTACCGCAAGCGTAGAAAAAATATAAAAAAGGACAGTATGAGACAACGGGTTTTCCGGAAAAAGATTTGGCAATCAATTATAGTTATAATGCGGGCAGAGTCAAACCGGTCGAGGGGTTCTACCTGCTTCTGGAAACTCCCCTCTTCGAACAGTAACCACTCACGGGACAACGGCTGCAAAGAGGAGATAAGGGTCTGCAGATCTGCTGCCCGAGAGCGACCAGAAGAGAGTTATACTCTATCCAGTATTT
Proteins encoded in this window:
- the nuoL gene encoding NADH-quinone oxidoreductase subunit L, translated to MLALIVLAPLAGAIFNGLFFATGLCAKLTGTGRHTSDRVVGTVACAAVLVSALLSTRLFLDLLSQSPAGAEPITTELFTWMLSGTLNVSFEFLFDSLSAVMALVVTWVGFLIHVYSIGYMHHDRCYARYFTYLNIFVFFMLVLVLGNNFPMMFIGWEGVGLASYLLIGFWYEDSFRVYAGRKAFVVNRIGDFGFILGIFLIFTVFGSLNYQDVFSQLADPVFVSGLSQSLITAMALLLFVGAVGKSAQFPLHVWLPDAMAGPTAVSALIHAATMVTAGVYMLSRCSPLFDLSPVALNVVLIVATFTAFFAATIAITQNDIKKVLAYSTVSQLGYMLMAAGAGAYVFSIFHLVTHAFFKALLFLGAGSVIHAMAGEQDIRKMGGLRGMIPVTAVTFLVATLAISGFPLLSGFFSKDEILASLYNGGHTFFWAAGLLTAVLTAFYMTRLYVLTFEGTARMDYKTKSRVHESPAVMTVPLAILAVLSVFGGLLGVPEFMGEVVGFHYTDLIKKFLSSSVVVHYGAEHAYSHYFGHWTLVGFSVLAAFVGIAAGVLIYYRRRGETAVAGGKTAAALKSGSFNKWYVDEIYEAVFVSPFNYISGLCSDFDLSFIDSSLDGLSDFVRNLSGRLSALQTGLLRYYVAAMVGGVAVIIVLLFIYGSTAS
- the nuoK gene encoding NADH-quinone oxidoreductase subunit NuoK; protein product: MEIAVTHYVVLACVLFAIGVYGIITRKNILIVLMCLELMLNSCNLLFVVFSRLYEGATGHVFVLMSVTVAAAEVAVGLAFVVSIYRQKESLDIDLLKLLKG
- a CDS encoding NADH-quinone oxidoreductase subunit J yields the protein MSHTVLFYIFSTLAVLGAVMVVSHKNPVSSAVSLVLTLFSTAVLFVLLHAHFIAAIQILIYAGAIMVLFLFTVMFLNIRDSELRFDSMNIPKRMTFLFLFIVVVGFFASKLFSSSPVAFPKLGDPENFGTVAEVGRSLFSDYLLAFELTSVLVVIAMVGVLVIAKGRES